The following are encoded together in the Cervus elaphus chromosome 23, mCerEla1.1, whole genome shotgun sequence genome:
- the RBBP9 gene encoding serine hydrolase RBBP9, with the protein MAAPCKAVIVPGNGGEDVATHGWYGWVKRELEQIPGFQCLSKNMPDPITARESIWLPFMETELHCDEGTIIIGHSSGAIAAMRYAETHQVYAIVLVAAYTSDLGDANERASGYFSRPWQWEKIKANCPHIVQFGSTDDPFLPWKEQQEVADSLKAKLYKFTDRGHFQNTEFHELVSVVRSMLKVPA; encoded by the exons ATGGCTGCTCCCTGCAAGGCGGTGATCGTCCCAGGGAATGGGGGCGAGGATGTGGCCACCCACGGGTGGTACGGCTGGGTGAAGAGGGAGCTGGAGCAG ATACCTGGTTTCCAGTGTTTGTCTAAAAACATGCCTGACCCAA TCACAGCACGAGAGAGCATCTGGCTGCCCTTCATGGAGACGGAGCTGCACTGTGACGAGGGGACCATCATCATTGGCCACAGCTCCGGGGCCATCGCGGCCATGAG GTACGCCGAGACCCACCAGGTGTATGCTATCGTGTTAGTGGCTGCGTACACATCTGACTTGGGAGATGCGAATGAGCGTGCAAGCG GCTACTTCAGCCGGCCCTGGCAGTGGGAGAAGATCAAAGCCAACTGTCCTCACATTGTGCAGTTTGGCTCCACCGATGACCCTTTCCTTCCTTGGAAGGAACAACAAGAAGTGGCCGACAGTCTGAAAGCCAAATTGTACAAATTCACTGACCGCGGCCATTTCCAGAACACGGAGTTTCATGAACTGGTTAGTGTAGTCAGGTCCATGCTGAAGGTACCAGCATAG